One Epinephelus lanceolatus isolate andai-2023 chromosome 10, ASM4190304v1, whole genome shotgun sequence genomic region harbors:
- the LOC117266459 gene encoding B-cell receptor CD22 isoform X2, with translation MLCTMKLLLPHKGISVLQQARSWTINVPTTITAVEGSCVVVPCKTQPHSQVTWYRYHSVIYPVVYDGHHPASVEDQFRGRTSVTGEAAEGNCTLVIDKVKSADNNLRVYVWIDPDSKSNQKFYDQTVTIIVERKTPIISIQKKIVDGEIFWVNCSVSYSCPFSPPSLQWPLSPFLKNYTVMAFNEDVKGQWSYTETLHGLATYEMHNSKMWCSAKFRAFNAESQQIPLNILYEPVTVTLILEGKMVMESGSITVECTANSNPQPHAYIWLKRETGQNKEINSPERKMTFNNITRDTSLSCIASNEIGMGKSDWLYLDVKYAPVILPESSCRQREEALECVCQAEASPNASIYLTIDGNYTLLSPFRIVSTNKKDVVSGEIRVQAQSKTNISCMATNLVGSDTKQLSVDLQTSSLSLWWLAVLLPGLVALLVGCVMFIYRQYFTDRPPSGFVCNTGIHFRPQNESDSVQQEQRYSSVQRSQDEDTQSGTNPEVDRLSCVYDNDFVQEMIRPARAQQYKNNATAPRRQGEMQLQAKSLDCSEDTYLNC, from the exons ATGTTGTGTACCATGAAACTCCTCCTGCCCCACAAAGGCATCTCTGTGCTCCAGCAGGCGAGAAGCTGGACCATCAATGTACCCACAACAATTACTGCAGTTGAGGGGAGCTGTGTTGTGGTGCCATGTAAGACACAACCTCATTCTCAGGTCACCTGGTATCGGTACCATAGCGTAATATATCCTGTGGTGTATGATGGGCATCACCCAGCTTCAGTGGAAGACCAGTTCAGAGGACGCACCTCAGTAACGGGTGAAGCTGCGGAGGGCAACTGCACCCTGGTGATTGACAAAGTGAAGAGCGCAGACAACAACCTGCGGGTTTATGTTTGGATCGACCCAGACTCTAAATCAAATCAGAAATTCTATGACCAAACTGTAACGATCATTGTTG AGAGAAAAACCCCCATAATCTCCATTCAGAAGAAAATAGTGGATGGGGAAATTTTCTGGGTTAATTGCAGCGTAAGTTATTCCTGCCCTTTCTCACCTCCATCCCTTCAATGGCCCCTAAgtccatttttgaaaaactACACTGTAATGGCTTTCAATGAGGACGTAAAGGGACAATGGTCATACACAGAGACACTTCATGGACTGGCAACATATGAAATGCATAACAGCAAAATGTGGTGTTCTGCGAAGTTCAGAGCATTCAACGCAGAAAGTCAACAAATACCACTCAACATTTTAT ATGAACCTGTGACTGTGACTCTTATACTGGAAGGTAAAATGGTAATGGAAAGTGGCAGCATTACCGTGGAGTGTACTGCTAACTCTAACCCACAACCACACGCTTACATATGGCTCAAAAGAGAGACGGGTCAGAACAAGGAAATAAATTCACCTGAGAGAAAAATGACCTTCAACAACATCACCCGAGATACTTCTCTCTCCTGCATCGCTTCCAATGAGATTGGCATGGGGAAGTCTGACTGGTTGTATCTGGATGTTAAAT ATGCCCCAGTAATCCTGCCTGAGTCCTCCTGCCGCCAGAGAGAGGAAGCTCTAGAGTGTGTCTGCCAGGCTGAGGCGTCCCCCAATGCATCAATATACTTGACCATTGATGGAAATTACACTCTTCTGTCCCCTTTCAGGATTGTTTCCACAAATAAGAAAGATGTTGTCTCTGGGGAAATACGTGTCCAAGCTCAAAGCAAGACTAATATATCTTGCATGGCCACAAACTTAGTGGGCAGCGACACCAAACAGCTGTCTGTAGACTTACAGACAT cctctttgtctttgtggtggttAGCTGTACTGCTCCCAGGCTTAGTTGCACTGCTGGTTGGATGTGTGATGTTCATTTACAGACAATATTTTACAGACAG ACCGCCTTCCGGCTTTGTGTGCAACACTGGTATCCATTTCAG GCCACAAAATGAATCAGACAGTGTCCAACAAGAACAAAGATACAGCAGTGTTCAGAG ATCACAAGATGAAGACACACAGTCAGGCACCAACCCTGAGGTGGACAGACTTTCCTGTGTTTATGACAATGATTTTGTGCAAGAGATGATCAGACCAGCCAGAGCTCAGCAGTACAAGAACAATGCAACAGCCCCCCGAAGACAAGGCGAAATGCAGCTGCAGGCAAAG agtctggACTGCAGCGAGGATACCTATCTAAATTGCTGA
- the lim2.5 gene encoding lens intrinsic membrane protein 2.5, with amino-acid sequence MMHSFMGGGLFCAIVGNILLVVSTATDYWMQYRLSGSFAHQGLWRYCMSGKCYMQTDSIAYWNATRAFMILSAMSCFAGIIAGILSFAHFSAFERFNRSFAAGIMFFVSTLFVLLAMAIYTGVTVNFLGKRFGDWRFSWSYILGWVALLMTFFAGIFYMCAYRMHECRRVAGPR; translated from the exons ATGATGCACAGCTTCATGGGAGGGGGCCTATTTTGTGCCATCGTGGGGAACATCCTGCTGGTGGTCTCCACAGCCACAGACTACTGGATGCAGTACCGTCTGTCTGGCAGCTTTGCCCATCAGGGCCTGTGGAGGTACTGCATGTCTGGCAAGTGTTACATGCAGACTGACAGCATTG CTTACTGGAATGCTACTCGTGCTTTCATGATCCTCTCTGCCATGTCGTGCTTTGCTGGCATCATCGCAGGAATCCTCTCCTTTGCCCACTTCTCCGCCTTCGAGAGGTTCAACCGCTCATTTGCTGCTGGGATCATGTTCTTTGTTTCAA CTCTCTTTGTTCTGCTTGCAATGGCCATTTACACTGGAGTGACTGTGAACTTCTTGGGCAAGCGCTTTGGTGACTGGCGCTTCTCTTGGTCCTACATACTAGGCTGGGTGGCACTGCTCATGACCTTCTTTGCAG GTATATTCTACATGTGTGCCTACAGGATGCATGAGTGCAGAAGAGTGGCCGGCCCACGTTAA
- the LOC117266459 gene encoding B-cell receptor CD22 isoform X1: MATAHLLRLLSLFTGISVLQQARSWTINVPTTITAVEGSCVVVPCKTQPHSQVTWYRYHSVIYPVVYDGHHPASVEDQFRGRTSVTGEAAEGNCTLVIDKVKSADNNLRVYVWIDPDSKSNQKFYDQTVTIIVERKTPIISIQKKIVDGEIFWVNCSVSYSCPFSPPSLQWPLSPFLKNYTVMAFNEDVKGQWSYTETLHGLATYEMHNSKMWCSAKFRAFNAESQQIPLNILYEPVTVTLILEGKMVMESGSITVECTANSNPQPHAYIWLKRETGQNKEINSPERKMTFNNITRDTSLSCIASNEIGMGKSDWLYLDVKYAPVILPESSCRQREEALECVCQAEASPNASIYLTIDGNYTLLSPFRIVSTNKKDVVSGEIRVQAQSKTNISCMATNLVGSDTKQLSVDLQTSSLSLWWLAVLLPGLVALLVGCVMFIYRQYFTDRPPSGFVCNTGIHFRPQNESDSVQQEQRYSSVQRSQDEDTQSGTNPEVDRLSCVYDNDFVQEMIRPARAQQYKNNATAPRRQGEMQLQAKSLDCSEDTYLNC, translated from the exons ATGGCGACTGCTCATCTGCTTAGACTGCTAAGCTTGTTTACCG GCATCTCTGTGCTCCAGCAGGCGAGAAGCTGGACCATCAATGTACCCACAACAATTACTGCAGTTGAGGGGAGCTGTGTTGTGGTGCCATGTAAGACACAACCTCATTCTCAGGTCACCTGGTATCGGTACCATAGCGTAATATATCCTGTGGTGTATGATGGGCATCACCCAGCTTCAGTGGAAGACCAGTTCAGAGGACGCACCTCAGTAACGGGTGAAGCTGCGGAGGGCAACTGCACCCTGGTGATTGACAAAGTGAAGAGCGCAGACAACAACCTGCGGGTTTATGTTTGGATCGACCCAGACTCTAAATCAAATCAGAAATTCTATGACCAAACTGTAACGATCATTGTTG AGAGAAAAACCCCCATAATCTCCATTCAGAAGAAAATAGTGGATGGGGAAATTTTCTGGGTTAATTGCAGCGTAAGTTATTCCTGCCCTTTCTCACCTCCATCCCTTCAATGGCCCCTAAgtccatttttgaaaaactACACTGTAATGGCTTTCAATGAGGACGTAAAGGGACAATGGTCATACACAGAGACACTTCATGGACTGGCAACATATGAAATGCATAACAGCAAAATGTGGTGTTCTGCGAAGTTCAGAGCATTCAACGCAGAAAGTCAACAAATACCACTCAACATTTTAT ATGAACCTGTGACTGTGACTCTTATACTGGAAGGTAAAATGGTAATGGAAAGTGGCAGCATTACCGTGGAGTGTACTGCTAACTCTAACCCACAACCACACGCTTACATATGGCTCAAAAGAGAGACGGGTCAGAACAAGGAAATAAATTCACCTGAGAGAAAAATGACCTTCAACAACATCACCCGAGATACTTCTCTCTCCTGCATCGCTTCCAATGAGATTGGCATGGGGAAGTCTGACTGGTTGTATCTGGATGTTAAAT ATGCCCCAGTAATCCTGCCTGAGTCCTCCTGCCGCCAGAGAGAGGAAGCTCTAGAGTGTGTCTGCCAGGCTGAGGCGTCCCCCAATGCATCAATATACTTGACCATTGATGGAAATTACACTCTTCTGTCCCCTTTCAGGATTGTTTCCACAAATAAGAAAGATGTTGTCTCTGGGGAAATACGTGTCCAAGCTCAAAGCAAGACTAATATATCTTGCATGGCCACAAACTTAGTGGGCAGCGACACCAAACAGCTGTCTGTAGACTTACAGACAT cctctttgtctttgtggtggttAGCTGTACTGCTCCCAGGCTTAGTTGCACTGCTGGTTGGATGTGTGATGTTCATTTACAGACAATATTTTACAGACAG ACCGCCTTCCGGCTTTGTGTGCAACACTGGTATCCATTTCAG GCCACAAAATGAATCAGACAGTGTCCAACAAGAACAAAGATACAGCAGTGTTCAGAG ATCACAAGATGAAGACACACAGTCAGGCACCAACCCTGAGGTGGACAGACTTTCCTGTGTTTATGACAATGATTTTGTGCAAGAGATGATCAGACCAGCCAGAGCTCAGCAGTACAAGAACAATGCAACAGCCCCCCGAAGACAAGGCGAAATGCAGCTGCAGGCAAAG agtctggACTGCAGCGAGGATACCTATCTAAATTGCTGA
- the LOC117266459 gene encoding free fatty acid receptor 2 isoform X3, whose amino-acid sequence MEPAVRSEVILSVYIISFLIGLPSNLLSLYAFSVKINSKPLPTDILLLNLTVSDLLFLIILPLKMHEAASGMEWHLPSFLCSITSFTFFSTIYTSSLLLMAVSVVRYIGVAFPVTYHRLLKPVYAIVTSAVIWLISAAHCSITFITQHHPSLSSKNSSVCYENFTEKQLKVLLPVRLEFFFVLCLIPLLICVYCYMHCILILYSRPRISRMQKQKAIGMAMGTLAVFLICVLPYNFSHLLGYFMNESPKWRYYTLLLSTFNTCIDPIIFYYSSSAFHCNSKKSIFRKHVVTVPGLQKQPTSSG is encoded by the coding sequence ATGGAGCCAGCAGTGAGGAGTGAGGTCATTCTCTCAGTTTACATCATTTCCTTCCTCATAGGCCTGCCGTCCAACCTCCTGTCTCTGTACGCCTTCAGCGTTAAGATCAACTCCAAGCCCCTGCCAACAGACATCCTGCTTCTCaacctgactgtctctgacctgCTCTTTCTGATCATCCTTCCTCTCAAGATGCACGAGGCAGCATCAGGCATGGAATGGCACTTGCCCAGCTTCCTGTGCTCCATCACCTCCTTCACCTTCTTCTCCACAATCTACACCAGCTCCTTGCTGCTGATGGCTGTCAGTGTGGTCCGCTACATCGGGGTAGCTTTCCCTGTCACCTATCACCGGCTGCTCAAACCTGTGTATGCAATAGTTACCAGTGCTGTTATTTGGTTGATCTCAGCAGCACACTGCAGCATCACTTTCATTACCCAGCACCACCCATCCCTGTCCAGCAAAAACTCCAGTGTGTGCTATGAGAACTTCACTGAGAAACAGCTGAAGGTCCTCCTCCCTGTTCGTTTAGAGTTTTTCTTCGTGCTGTGCCTCATACCTCTTCTGatctgtgtttactgctacatGCACTGCATCTTGATCTTGTACAGTCGCCCCAGGATATCCCGGATGCAGAAGCAGAAGGCCATTGGTATGGCCATGGGGACTCTAGCTGTGTTTCTCATTTGTGTGCTGCCATACAATTTCTCCCATTTACTGGGTTACTTCATGAATGAGAGCCCAAAATGGAGGTACTACACTTTGCTACTCAGCACCTTCAACACCTGTATTGATCCCATTATCTTCTACTATTCCTCCTCCGCTTTCCACTGCAATAGTAAAAAGTCAATTTTCAGGAAGCATGTAGTCACTGTTCCAGGATTACAAAAGCAGCCCACGAGCTCTGGCTAA